A region of Thermobifida halotolerans DNA encodes the following proteins:
- the rplC gene encoding 50S ribosomal protein L3 has product MTTKQIKGVLGEKLGMTQVFDESGKVVPVTVLKAGPAVVTRVRTPETDGYSAVQLGYGQINPRKVKKPLGDYLRRHDLTPRRHYVEVRTSDASEYTLGQEITADVFEAGQKVDVTGKTKGKGFAGVMKRHGFRGLSASHGTQRKHRSPGSIGGCATPGRVFKGLRMAGRMGNVRRTVQNLTVHSVDTEKGLLLVKGAVPGPNGGLVLVRTAVKGVK; this is encoded by the coding sequence ATGACGACCAAGCAGATCAAGGGAGTTCTGGGCGAAAAGCTCGGCATGACCCAGGTCTTCGACGAGTCCGGCAAAGTCGTGCCGGTGACGGTGCTGAAGGCCGGTCCGGCTGTCGTGACTCGCGTCCGCACCCCGGAGACCGACGGGTACTCCGCCGTCCAGCTCGGCTACGGCCAGATCAACCCGCGCAAGGTGAAGAAGCCGCTCGGCGACTACCTGCGCAGGCACGACCTCACCCCGCGCCGCCACTACGTCGAGGTGCGCACCTCCGACGCCAGCGAGTACACGCTGGGCCAGGAGATCACCGCGGACGTGTTCGAGGCCGGGCAGAAGGTCGACGTCACCGGCAAGACCAAGGGCAAGGGGTTCGCCGGTGTCATGAAGCGCCACGGCTTCCGCGGCCTCAGCGCCTCTCACGGCACCCAGCGCAAGCACCGCTCGCCCGGTTCCATCGGTGGCTGTGCCACTCCGGGCCGCGTTTTCAAGGGTCTGCGGATGGCCGGTCGCATGGGCAACGTGCGTCGGACCGTTCAGAACCTCACCGTGCACTCGGTCGACACCGAGAAGGGCCTCCTTCTGGTCAAGGGTGCGGTTCCCGGCCCCAACGGCGGCCTGGTCCTCGTCCGCACCGCCGTGAAGGGGGTCAAGTAA
- the rpsJ gene encoding 30S ribosomal protein S10, protein MAGQKIRIRLKAYDHEVIDSSARSIVETVTRTGAQVAGPVPLPTEKNVYCVIRSPHKYKDSREHFEMRTHKRLIDIIDPTPKTVDSLMRLDLPAGVDIEIKL, encoded by the coding sequence ATGGCGGGACAGAAGATCCGCATCCGGCTCAAGGCCTATGACCACGAGGTCATCGACAGCTCGGCACGCAGCATCGTCGAGACTGTGACGAGGACCGGCGCGCAGGTCGCGGGCCCGGTGCCGTTGCCGACGGAGAAGAACGTTTACTGCGTCATCCGATCGCCGCACAAGTACAAGGACTCGCGTGAGCACTTCGAGATGCGCACGCACAAGCGGCTGATCGACATCATCGACCCGACGCCGAAGACCGTCGACTCGCTCATGCGACTCGACCTTCCGGCCGGCGTCGACATCGAGATCAAGCTCTGA
- the tuf gene encoding elongation factor Tu: MAKAKFERTKPHVNIGTIGHIDHGKTTLTAAITKVLHDAYPDLNPFTPFEDIDKAPEERERGITISIAHVEYQTESRHYAHVDCPGHADYVKNMITGAAQMDGAILVVAATDGPMPQTKEHVLLARQVGVPYIVVALNKADMVDDEEIFELVELEVRDLLSEYEFPGDEVPVVRVSALKALEGDSEWAQKILELMQAVDETIPEPERDIEKPFLMPIEDVFSITGRGTVVTGRIERGVINVNETVDIVGIKEEKLTTTVTGVEMFRKLLDQGQAGDNVGLLLRGIKREEVERGQVVIKPGTTTPHTEFEAQVVILSKDEGGRHTPFFNNYRPQFYFRTTDVTGVVTLPEGTEMVMPGDNTAMSVQLIQPVAMEEGLKFAIREGGRTVGAGRVTKIVK, encoded by the coding sequence GTGGCGAAGGCCAAGTTCGAGCGGACCAAGCCGCACGTAAACATCGGCACCATCGGTCACATCGACCACGGCAAGACCACGCTGACCGCGGCGATCACCAAGGTCCTGCACGACGCGTACCCGGACCTGAACCCGTTCACGCCCTTCGAGGACATCGACAAAGCTCCCGAGGAGCGCGAGCGCGGTATCACCATCTCCATCGCGCACGTGGAGTACCAGACCGAGAGCCGCCACTACGCGCACGTGGACTGCCCCGGTCACGCGGACTACGTGAAGAACATGATCACCGGTGCCGCCCAGATGGACGGCGCGATCCTGGTGGTCGCCGCCACCGACGGCCCGATGCCGCAGACCAAGGAGCACGTGCTCCTGGCCCGCCAGGTCGGCGTCCCCTACATCGTCGTGGCCCTGAACAAGGCCGACATGGTGGACGACGAGGAGATCTTCGAGCTGGTCGAGCTCGAGGTCCGCGACCTGCTCAGCGAGTACGAGTTCCCGGGCGACGAGGTCCCCGTGGTCCGCGTCTCCGCTCTGAAGGCCCTCGAAGGCGACTCCGAGTGGGCCCAGAAGATCCTGGAGCTCATGCAGGCCGTCGACGAGACCATCCCCGAGCCGGAGCGTGACATCGAGAAGCCGTTCCTGATGCCGATCGAGGACGTCTTCTCGATCACCGGTCGCGGCACCGTCGTCACCGGCCGCATCGAGCGCGGTGTCATCAACGTCAACGAGACCGTCGACATCGTCGGCATCAAGGAAGAGAAGCTGACCACCACCGTCACCGGTGTGGAGATGTTCCGCAAGCTGCTCGACCAGGGCCAGGCCGGTGACAACGTCGGTCTGCTGCTGCGCGGTATCAAGCGCGAGGAGGTGGAGCGCGGCCAGGTCGTCATCAAGCCGGGCACCACCACCCCGCACACCGAGTTCGAGGCTCAGGTCGTCATCCTGTCCAAGGACGAGGGTGGCCGCCACACGCCCTTCTTCAACAACTACCGCCCGCAGTTCTACTTCCGCACCACGGACGTCACCGGCGTCGTCACGCTGCCCGAGGGCACCGAGATGGTCATGCCGGGTGACAACACCGCGATGAGCGTCCAGCTGATCCAGCCGGTCGCGATGGAAGAGGGTCTGAAGTTCGCCATCCGCGAGGGTGGTCGGACCGTCGGCGCGGGTCGCGTCACCAAGATCGTCAAGTAG
- the fusA gene encoding elongation factor G: MATTALDLAKVRNIGIMAHIDAGKTTTTERILFYTGVNYKLGEVHDGAATMDWMKEEQERGITITSAATTCHWNDTTINIIDTPGHVDFTVEVERSLRVLDGAVAVFDGKEGVEPQSEQVWRQADRYNVPRICFVNKMDKIGAEFQRCVDMIRDRLGANPLPVQLPIGAESDFKGVIDLVRMKAYVWSDEASKGEMYDTVDIPATHVDAAREGHEQLVETLAEADDEIMELYLEGQEPTVEQLVPAIRRATVAGTAVPVLCGTAFKNKGVQPLLDAIVTYLPSPLDVEAIEGHDPKDESEETKLHRKPSEEEPLSALAFKIMSDPHLGKLTYLRVYSGVLEAGKQVLNSIKGRKERIGKIYRMHANKREEIARVGAGDIVAVMGLKDTTTGETLCDPANPIVLESMTFPAPVIEVAIEPKTKSDQEKLGTAIQRLAEEDPSFRVATDEETGQTVISGMGELHLEVLVNRMRDEFKVEANIGKPQVAYRETIRRKVEKVDYTHKKQTGGSGQYGRVVIDLEPLAVDGDGDSAGYEFVNNITGGRIPREYIPSVDAGCQEAAQFGVLAGYPLVGIKVTLQDGAYHDVDSSELAFKVAGSMAFKEAASRAKPVILEPVMAVEVTTPEDYMGDVIGDLNSRRGQIQSMEERAGARVVKALVPLSEMFGYVGDLRGRTQGRANYTMVFDSYAEVPSNVSQEIVAKARGE, encoded by the coding sequence ATGGCTACCACTGCTCTTGACCTTGCCAAGGTCCGCAACATCGGGATCATGGCGCACATCGACGCGGGCAAGACCACGACGACCGAGCGAATCCTCTTCTACACCGGTGTCAACTACAAACTCGGTGAGGTCCACGATGGCGCGGCCACCATGGACTGGATGAAGGAGGAGCAGGAGCGCGGCATCACGATCACGTCCGCCGCGACGACCTGCCACTGGAACGACACCACGATCAACATCATCGACACGCCCGGCCACGTCGACTTCACCGTCGAGGTCGAGCGTTCGCTGCGTGTCCTTGACGGCGCGGTCGCCGTGTTCGACGGCAAGGAAGGCGTCGAGCCGCAGTCGGAGCAGGTGTGGCGCCAGGCCGACCGGTACAACGTGCCGCGGATCTGCTTCGTCAACAAGATGGACAAGATCGGCGCGGAGTTCCAGCGTTGTGTCGACATGATCCGTGACCGACTCGGCGCCAACCCGCTGCCCGTCCAGCTGCCGATCGGCGCCGAGTCCGACTTCAAGGGCGTCATCGACCTCGTCCGCATGAAGGCATACGTCTGGAGCGACGAGGCCAGCAAGGGCGAGATGTACGACACCGTCGACATCCCGGCGACGCACGTCGACGCCGCGCGCGAAGGACACGAGCAGCTCGTCGAGACCCTCGCCGAGGCCGACGACGAGATCATGGAGCTGTACCTGGAGGGCCAGGAGCCCACCGTGGAGCAGCTCGTTCCGGCCATCCGCCGCGCCACGGTCGCCGGCACCGCGGTTCCGGTGCTGTGCGGCACCGCGTTCAAGAACAAGGGCGTGCAGCCCCTCCTGGACGCGATCGTCACCTACCTGCCGTCGCCGCTGGACGTCGAGGCGATCGAGGGCCACGACCCCAAGGACGAGTCGGAGGAGACCAAACTCCACCGCAAGCCCAGCGAAGAGGAGCCCCTGTCCGCGCTGGCGTTCAAGATCATGAGCGACCCGCACCTGGGCAAGCTGACCTACCTGCGCGTCTACTCCGGTGTGCTGGAGGCCGGCAAGCAGGTCCTCAACAGCATCAAGGGCCGCAAGGAGCGCATCGGCAAGATCTACCGGATGCACGCCAACAAGCGCGAGGAGATCGCGCGTGTGGGTGCCGGTGACATCGTCGCGGTCATGGGTCTGAAGGACACCACCACCGGCGAGACGCTGTGCGACCCCGCGAACCCGATCGTCCTGGAGTCGATGACCTTCCCGGCTCCCGTCATCGAGGTCGCCATCGAGCCCAAGACCAAGAGCGACCAGGAGAAGCTCGGCACCGCGATCCAGCGTCTCGCGGAGGAGGACCCCTCCTTCCGGGTCGCCACCGACGAGGAGACCGGGCAGACCGTCATCTCCGGTATGGGCGAGCTGCACCTCGAGGTCCTCGTCAACCGCATGCGCGACGAGTTCAAGGTCGAGGCCAACATCGGTAAGCCCCAGGTGGCCTACCGTGAGACCATCCGCCGCAAGGTCGAGAAGGTCGACTACACCCACAAGAAGCAGACGGGTGGCTCCGGTCAGTACGGCCGGGTGGTCATCGACCTCGAACCGCTCGCGGTCGACGGTGACGGCGACAGCGCGGGCTACGAGTTCGTCAACAACATCACCGGTGGCCGTATCCCGCGGGAGTACATCCCGTCGGTCGACGCCGGATGCCAGGAGGCCGCCCAGTTCGGTGTCCTCGCCGGATACCCGCTGGTCGGGATTAAGGTGACCCTCCAGGACGGCGCCTACCACGACGTCGACTCCTCCGAGCTTGCCTTCAAGGTCGCCGGTTCCATGGCTTTCAAGGAAGCGGCGAGCAGGGCCAAGCCGGTCATCCTGGAGCCGGTCATGGCGGTCGAGGTCACCACGCCCGAGGATTACATGGGCGACGTGATCGGTGACCTGAACAGCCGGCGCGGTCAGATCCAGTCCATGGAGGAGCGTGCCGGGGCCCGTGTCGTCAAGGCACTCGTTCCGCTGTCGGAGATGTTCGGCTACGTGGGCGACCTGCGCGGCCGTACCCAGGGTCGGGCCAACTACACGATGGTGTTCGACTCCTATGCGGAGGTCCCCTCCAACGTCTCCCAGGAGATCGTTGCGAAGGCCCGCGGCGAATAG
- the rpsG gene encoding 30S ribosomal protein S7: MPRKGPAPKRQLITDPVYGSPLVTALINKVLLDGKRSLAQSIVYNALEGAREKTGQDPLVVLKRALDNVKPTLEVRSRRVGGATYQVPVEVRASRSTTLALRWLVQYARQRREKTMTERLMNELVDASNGLGAAVKRREDTHKMAESNKAFAHYRW, from the coding sequence ATGCCGCGCAAGGGACCGGCGCCGAAGCGCCAGCTGATCACCGACCCGGTCTATGGATCGCCGCTGGTCACCGCACTCATCAACAAGGTGCTGCTGGACGGCAAGCGTTCCCTGGCCCAGTCGATCGTCTACAACGCTCTTGAGGGTGCCCGGGAGAAGACCGGGCAGGACCCGCTGGTGGTTCTCAAGCGGGCCCTCGACAACGTCAAGCCCACCCTTGAGGTGCGCAGCCGCCGTGTCGGTGGCGCCACCTACCAGGTGCCGGTCGAGGTCCGCGCGTCGCGCAGCACCACGCTGGCGCTGCGCTGGCTGGTCCAGTACGCCCGCCAGCGCCGTGAGAAGACCATGACCGAGCGCCTCATGAACGAGCTGGTCGACGCCAGCAACGGTCTGGGCGCCGCTGTCAAGCGACGTGAGGACACCCACAAGATGGCGGAGTCCAACAAGGCCTTCGCGCACTACCGCTGGTAA
- the rpsL gene encoding 30S ribosomal protein S12 — protein MPTIQQLVRKGRKTKVSKNKTPALKGSPQRRGVCTRVYTTTPKKPNSALRKVARVRLSSQIEVTAYIPGVGHNLQEHSIVLVRGGRVKDLPGVRYRIVRGALDTQGVRNRKQARSRYGAKKEK, from the coding sequence GTGCCCACGATTCAGCAGCTGGTCCGTAAGGGCCGCAAGACCAAGGTTTCGAAGAACAAGACCCCGGCGCTCAAGGGAAGCCCGCAGCGTCGCGGCGTGTGCACACGTGTCTACACGACCACGCCGAAGAAGCCGAACTCTGCGCTGCGGAAGGTGGCCCGTGTCCGGCTGAGCAGCCAGATCGAGGTCACCGCCTACATTCCCGGTGTTGGCCACAACCTCCAGGAGCACTCCATCGTGCTCGTGCGCGGTGGCCGTGTGAAGGACCTGCCGGGCGTGCGCTACCGCATCGTCCGCGGTGCGCTCGACACGCAGGGCGTTCGCAACCGCAAGCAGGCTCGTAGCCGCTACGGCGCCAAGAAGGAGAAGTAA